The following coding sequences are from one Dromaius novaehollandiae isolate bDroNov1 chromosome 24, bDroNov1.hap1, whole genome shotgun sequence window:
- the RNF223 gene encoding RING finger protein 223 has product MESSALLPSQVLGSTSREFPRALFISSGSVMSCFTQLWHSNTPDSPTSPVPVSPSEIPIPISPIVITSPGDGKRKVRSPTDKPGSPNPTSPKPTSPVECSICFNTYDNTFKTPKLLQCSHVFCLECVARLSTGLPPNQPEDQLPCPFCRQLTSIPLEGAPALETSKQLLATLPPELQQEKVLWMEGTKLCCRQSSEDPENPDSCISIDVAMSKPEAPEAPPAGLAGRLSRCDMCDDWKRIVLLSALIIILFCIILWPVQCALKTGNLRCFTRTVAISRPEYLPPKHTTAAAPVTQLPFQ; this is encoded by the exons ATGGAGTCTTCTGCTCTTCTCCCTTCTCAGGTGTTGGGAAGCACCAGCCGGG agTTTCCCAGGGCTCTGTTTATTTCCTCAGGCTCCGTCATGTCGTGCTTCACCCAGCTATGGCACTCAAACACACCAGACTCTCCCACCAGCCCAGTCCCTGTGTCTCCCAGTGAAATTCCCATCCCCATCAGCCCCATTGTTATCACCTCCCCAGGAGATGGCAAGAGGAAGGTGAGGTCCCCAACTGACAAGCCAGGCTCTCCAAACCCAACGTCTCCCAAGCCCACCTCCCCTGTTGAATGTTCCATTTGCTTTAACACCTATGACAATACCTTCAAGACTCCCAAGCTGCTCCAGTGCTCCCATGTTTTCTGCCTGGAGTGCGTGGCTCGCCTGAGCACAGGGCTGCCCCCAAACCAACCAGAGGACCAGCTTCCCTGCCCCTTCTGCAGACAGCTGACCAGCATCCCCTTGGAGGGTGCTCCAGCACTCGAGACCAGCAAGCAGCTCCTTGCCACGCTGCCCCCTGAACTCCAGCAGGAGAAGGTGCTCTGGATGGAAGGGACCAAGCTCTGCTGCCGCCAGTCATCTGAAGACCCTGAGAATCCAGACTCGTGCATCTCCATCGATGTTGCCATGAGCAAGCCAGAAGCTCCAGAGGCCCCTCCGGCAGGATTAGCTGGGAGGCTCTCCCGTTGTGACATGTGCGATGACTGGAAACGCATAGTCCTTCTCTCAGCATTGATCATCATCCTATTCTGCATCATTTTGTGGCCAGTCCAATGTGCCCTGAAGACAGGGAATCTCCGCTGCTTCACAAGAACTGTTGCAATAAGCAGGCCAGAGTATCTTCCCCCTAAACATACCACAGCAGCAGCACCTGTGACACAACTGCCTTTCCAGTAG
- the LOC112983482 gene encoding tyrosine-protein phosphatase non-receptor type 11-like, which yields MTSRRWFHPNISGIEAEKLLLTRGVHGSFLARPSKSNPGDFTLSVRRNDEVTHIKIQNTGDYYDLYGGEKFATLAELVQYYTEQQGLLREKNSNIIELKYPLNCQDPTSERWYHGHLTGKEAEKLLTEKGKPGSFLVRESQSKPGDFVLSVLTNEDKMETGDRKPHVTHVMIHYQPDGKYDVGGGERFDTLTDLVEHYKKNPMVEKSGAVVHLKQPFNATRINAANIENRVKELNKMADHSEKAKQGFWEEFEMLQQQECKLLYPRKEGQRPENKAKNRYKNILPFDTTRVALRDVDESVPGSDYINANYIKGTPEDGRNSEHCKIYIATQGCLQTTVNDFWAMVYQENSHVIVMTTKEVERGRNKCFRYWPDKSSTKEYGCICVRNVSEREAQGYYLRELEILRTDRDERPRLVKHYQYFSWPDHGVPNEPGGVLSFLDQVNRAQRSIPDTGPIIVHCSAGIGRTGTIIVIDILVDIIHRQGLDCDIDIPKTIQMVRRQRSGMVQTEAQYKFVYMAVQQYIEAEQKRLEEEQRNKRKERDYLNIGFSPMEKGRAKGQPPSPKAQSVVDDESASVYENLNIKSPKVSGMSNTGR from the exons GAGAAACGATGAGGTGACACACATTAAGATCCAGAACACAGGGGATTACTATGACCTGTATGGAGGGGAGAAGTTTGCCACCCTTGCAGAGCTGGTGCAGTACTACACagagcagcaggggctgctgagGGAGAAGAACAGCAATATCATCGAGCTGAAATACCCTCTGAACTGCCAGGACCCCACCTCAGAGAG GTGGTACCATGGGCATCTCACTGGCAAGGAGGCAGAAAAGCTCCTGACAGAGAAGGGGAAACCAGGTAGCTTTCTGGTGCGGGAGAGTCAGAGCAAACCAGGAGACTTTGTATTATCGGTGCTGACAAATGAGGACAAGATGGAGACTGGGGACCGGAAACCACACGTGACCCACGTGATGATCCACTACCAG CCAGATGGGAAGTATGatgtgggaggaggagagaggtttGACACGCTCACAGACCTGGTGGAGCACTACAAGAAAAACCCAATGgtggagaaatctggagctgtGGTTCATCTGAAGCAG CCATTCAATGCCACACGCATTAATGCAGCCAATATTGAAAACAGAGTGAAGGAGCTGAACAAAATGGCAGATCACAGCGAGAAGGCCAAGCAAGGGTTCTGGGAAGAGTTTGAG ATGCTCCAGCAGCAAGAGTGCAAGCTCCTCTACCCCAGGAAGGAGGGACAGCGGCCAGAGAACAAGGCAAAGAATCGCTACAAGAACATCCTTCCCT TTGATACCACACGGGTGGCACTCCGAGATGTAGATGAGAGCGTGCCTGGGTCAGACTACATCAATGCCAACTATATCAAG GGCACCCCTGAAGATGGCAGGAACTCAGAGCACTGCAAGATCTATATAGCcacccagggctgcctgcagacAACAGTGAATGATTTCTGGGCCATGGTGTATCAAGAGAATAGTCATGTCATTGTCATGACAACCAAGGAAGTGGAGCGGGGCAGG AACAAATGTTTCCGTTACTGGCCAGACAAGAGCAGCACCAAGGAGTATGGGTGCATCTGTGTGCGAAACGTGAGTGAGCGTGAGGCCCAGGGCTACTACCTGCGAGAGCTGGAGATCTTGCGGACAGATAGG GATGAGCGTCCCAGACTGGTGAAGCACTATCAGTATTTTAGCTGGCCAGACCATGGGGTGCCCAATGAACCAGGAGGGGTGTTGAGCTTTCTGGACCAAGTGAATCGGGCACAGCGAAGCATTCCAGACACAGGGCCGATCATAGTGCACTGCAG tGCTGGAATAGGACGCACAGGCACCATCATAGTGATAGATATTCTGGTGGATATTATTCATAGGCAAG GTTTGGACTGTGATATCGACATCCCCAAAACTATCCAGATGGTACGCAGGCAGCGTTCGGGCATGGTGCAGACAGAGGCACAATACAAGTTTGTTTACATGGCTGTTCAGCAGTACATTGAGGCTGAACAGAAGAGATTGGAAGAAGAACAG aggaataaaaggaaagagCGAGACTACTTGAATATCGGATTTTCTCCTATGGAAaaaggcagagccaaagggcagCCCCCTTCACCAAAGGCCCAGTCTGT GGTTGATGATGAGTCAGCTTCCGTGTATGAGAACCTTAACATCAAAAGCCCAAAGGTTTCAGGGATGAGTAACACAGGGCGATAA